A portion of the Psilocybe cubensis strain MGC-MH-2018 chromosome 10, whole genome shotgun sequence genome contains these proteins:
- a CDS encoding Ubiquitin-conjugating enzyme E2 S → MSQSISPAVVRRVMRELSELENSPPEGIRIQENEEDMLDVTGIIEGPEGTPYAGGYFRVKFKFTEEFPAAPPKCWFATKIFHPNVGPTGEICVNTLKKDWKSTYGIGHILVTVKCLLIYPNPESALDEEAGKLLLEDYDSYCSRAKLITSVHATPRVKPAEFNKPSATEDETPSASSAKDGSSSTTPSVASTSKTTTTPSISVSVSVSVSPTKAQSTTPSTTFSVPVITRKGASPAPQISLKASLSSEKEGGLGAGPHKDLKERHPSPSPLGTADANVGGKPGMGVGMGMASTAGMAGITGTKAVKRAATNSATTGAEKRKKALKRL, encoded by the exons ATGTCTCAGTCTATTTCACCAGCTGTTGTTCGCCGCGTCATGCGCGAGTTGAGTGAGCTCGAAAACAGCCCACCGGAAGGCATTCGGATTCAGGAAAATGAGGAGGATATGTTGGACGTTACAGGAATCATCGAAGGACCAG AGGGCACACCGTACGCGGGAGGTTATTTCAGggtcaagttcaagtttaCGGAAGAATTTCCAGCCGCTCCGCCAAAAT GTTGGTTCGCCACAAAGATTTTTCACCCCAACGTGGGTCCAACTGGCGAAATTTGCGTAAATACTCTGAAGAAAGACTGGAAGTCAACCTATGGCATTGGGCATATTCTGGTTACCGTCAAATGCCTTCTCATTTATCCCAATCCCGAGTCCGCTTTAGACGAGGAAGCCGGCAAGCTTCTATTGGAAGATTACGATAGTTACTGCAGCAGAGCCAAACTCATCACCAGTGTCCATGCCACACCCCGCGTCAAGCCTGCTGAATTCAACAAACCTTCGGCCACCGAGGATGAAACTCCCTCCGCATCATCCGCAAAAGATGGATCAAGTTCTACTACACCTTCTGTGGCTTCGACTTCCAAAACTACCACAACACCCTCCAtttctgtctctgtctctgtctctgtctcacCAACCAAGGCCCAGTCTACCACTCCCTCGACAACTTTCTCTGTTCCAGTTATCACTCGCAAAGGCGCTTCGCCGGCCCCTCAGATATCTTTGAAAGCTTCTTTGTCATCCGAAAAAGAAGGCGGGTTGGGTGCAGGACCGCATAAAGATTTGAAAGAGCGTCATCCATCACCTTCGCCTTTAGGAACTGCGGATGCGAATGTGGGCGGAAAGCCTGGAATGGGTGTAGGCATGGGCATGGCGTCTACAGCTGGAATGGCTGGTATCACAGGCACCAAGGCTGTCAAGAGAGCTGCCACTAACTCAGCCACAACAGGGGcagaaaagaggaagaaggcaCTGAAGAGATTGTAG
- a CDS encoding Dehydrogenase aclE, producing the protein MFTITDRGAGQAYKSAQRNGTEASRFHLLSINFEPLFAPATLLLFTTMSSSPKVKVGFVGLSSVAGWASDAVAPSLLAPSVREKYDIVAVSTTSEATAKASAEKYSKSVGHSLKTYYGDASQIASDPDVDLVAITVKAPYHKEIALKAIEAKKDFFIEWPAGTSTKETEEIAEAARQQGVRSLVGLQGRHSAVIDRVKEILASGVIGNVRSTSVLAHIPRDANVHAPNSKESNTYILEKKNGVNILTIAIAHQLDTLQHVLGEFASLTATEAKFYPTITIVTDDGKPTGKTFEAQCEDHFSITGFLKTGVFANVFWRTGYALKEGRHQFVWEIDGEEGSIKLQSDFLLGAYPSIFEPELFLNGEKVESETKGFGAIVAIGAAWTQFADKSKAGTYATIDDAVKHHRLIDAIALSAKEGKRVTL; encoded by the exons ATGTTCACAATAACAGACAGAGGGGCCGGCCAAGCGTATAAAAGCGCGCAGAGAAATGGCACAGAAGCATCACGATTTCACCTTCTCAGTATCAATTTCGAACCCTTATTCGCTCCTGCTACCTTGCTGCTTTTCACGACAATGTCGTCTTCTCCTAAAGTCAAAGTCGGTTTTGTTGGGTTATCTTCCGTTGCAGGATGGGCATCTGATGCCGTGGCCCCCTCGCTCTTGGCCCCCTCCGTCCGTGAGAAATACGACATCGTTGCCGTGTCTACAACATCGGAAGCAACAGCAAAAGCGTCTGCCGAAAAATACTCCAAATCAGTTGGCCATTCTCTCAAGACGTATTACGGTGATGCGTCGCAAATCGCATCCGATCCTGATGTAGATTTGGTTGCGATTACGGTGAAAGCACCCTATCATAAGGAGATTGCGTTAAAGGCCATTGAGGCCAAGAAGGACTTCTTTATTGAGTGGCCGGCTGGTACTTCGACAAAGGAGACAGAAGAGATTGCAGAGGCCGCCCGTCAACAAGGTGTGCGCTCCCTTGTTGGCCTACAAGGACGACACTCTGCAGTTATCGACAGG GTAAAGGAGATACTCGCCTCAGGCGTCATTGGGAATGTCAGGTCGACGAGTGTT CTTGCTCATATTCCGAGAGACGCCAACGTCCATGCCCCAAACAGTAAAGAGAGTAACACTTACAttttggagaagaaaaatg GGGTAAACATCTTAACAATTGCCATCGCACATCAGCTCGATACTCTCCAGCACGTCCTTGGCGAGTTTGCCAGCCTGACAGCAACAGAGGCCAAATTTTATCCAACTATAACGATTGTCACAGACGACGGTAAACCGACGGGAAAGACCTTCGAAGCACAATGCGAAGACCACTTCTCTATCACCGGATTCCTCAAAACGGGAGTTTTTGCTAATGTTTTCTGGCGCACAGGATATGCGTTGAAAGAAGGCCGTCACCAGTTTGTTTGGGAGATCGATGGCGAAGAGGGCAGTATCAAGCTGCAATCAGATTTCTTGCTGGGTGCATATCCCAGCATCTTCGAGCCCGAACTTTTCCTTAACGGCGAGAAGGTGGAATCGGAGACGAAGGGATTTGGTGCAATAGTGGCCATTGGGGCAGCTTGGACTCAATTTGCAGACAAGAGTAAGGCAGGCACATATGCGACAATTGACGACGCGGTCAAGCATCATCGCCTGATCGATGCCATAGCATTGAGTGCGAAGGAGGGAAAGCGAGTTACACTGTGA